Genomic DNA from Miscanthus floridulus cultivar M001 unplaced genomic scaffold, ASM1932011v1 fs_125_1_2, whole genome shotgun sequence:
ATAGACCACATTTTTGTCCTTGTATTTCTGTTCTTTGTGATTTTTGCCATTGCCTGGACCTATATTATTGTCCGGCTCTCTTCTTCCCCAACCGCCCACCCACTCTTTGATGAGTGATAACCAATGTTGACTACTTGTAGTATGTAAACTAACCAGAGTTCTTTGTAAGAGACGAACAAAGATGTGCCAACACACATCTTATTTTTGTCATTTGTGTTTCTGTCTGTGCAGGATCTAGTTGTTCCTATTAAGTTCAGTAGCAGCAGTAAGCAATTAACTTATAGCATTCCTTGGTTTTCATATAGCAGCAGCAGGAACTCATGAAGCCTTCGCTGTTTGGGCTGGGCAATTGTGTTTATTTTGTGGAATGCATGCAGCAGCAAGGTAAGCAACCTGGTCATCCTTAAGGTATATCGTCACTGAGAATTGAAGATGGATTGTTAACAAGTTTATCATTGTCTAGGTCACCAAGCTTTGTGATTTGGGGGTGGATGACAATGTTTGTTCTATGGGTTGGGCACAGTGTGGCACTCACCTATCTGTAGGTACAAATCAAAGAAAAGTTCAGGTTATGTCCCATTCTCAAGTATAAACATTATCCTACTGAAGCTTCAATTTTCTTTTCTGGTAACGTATGGTCCCTAATCTCACATATTTTCTAGGTTTGTGGACTCAAGTGGTCTTATAACAATCGTCAGCTTGCATTAGGTGGCAATGATAACAGAGTAAGATGCCTGTCCATTTCTTGTTAGTTTGGAATGCATTGTTCTTAGTACACTAACACATAGGTAGTTTTCAATGTGTCAATACCTGCAATCCTTGTTTATCTCTCTTGTCACCATTACAAAAATTGCAATCATTTTCTGAAGGCATGTCAGCCTGTGATAATTGTCATGGAATTTTGAAGGCGTAAACCTTATAACTGTCTTTTTTTAAACTTAAAGCTAGGAATGGTGAAGACATTTTTACACAAAATGGCAGATGGAACTTCAACAATAAGGTCAGTATTTGTTAGTCTGTAGTCAGTTAGTTTGCCCTGAAATGAGAAATGTCCTGCATTCATAACCCCACACTAAAacaactctgttctgaaataagAAATGTCCTGGCAGACATGTTGGTGCACCAGTCAGTTCATGTTGCCGGGAGCTCCAGTAGAAGCCAGTTGGTGTACCGAAGGCATGGTGGTTCTCCAAGGGCATCTCCAGTGATTGACCTCAACAAGGCCTGTGAGCCGGTACAAAATTGCGATAAACCTCATTTCACTTGCTGCAATAGCTCTCAAGTTTGTCAGTTATCTCAACCGGTTTCTCATTTCAGGGTTATGAGGAGATGGAAATCGAAGAGCACCATGGTTACAGGGCCCCTCTAGGCTTCAACAAGTCAAAGAGGTATCTAATGGAAGGTGATGCTGCTGCCGGCCCAAGCCAGGTGAGAATGCCTGTGTTCTAGGATGTCCAGAACCCAGCAGGGTGATCTGGGAAGAGGAAGATCTCATGGCAGCATCAGTTGGCCCTAAGAGTATAGGTATCTCTTTTTGTGCGCCCTTTTTCTGTGATATTCTTTGTGTTCTGGCGATGTGTGGATCTGTGTTTGCTTAGATCGGGCATTCGACACCCCATCGATGTTGTTTTTTTTGCGCAGATCTAGAGTGGAGTTTAGTTAACTCATATTCAGGTTCCAGGCTGTATGTCAGTTCTAGGCTCAATCTCAGATTTGATGTTGTAGGTTAGGTGATGTGAGATCTGAGCTCCCTTGTCTTAGGTTTTTGATCATTTTTTTGATTCCGTgttggttgttgttgttgttgtttttgttgttgttttgcGGGGTTCTGTCTTCGCTCGGTGGAGCAGTCGTTGTCACATCCATCATCTCGCGGTCCGGTCACCGCCTCTGTGGCCCTGTTGCCTCTAGCCATAGGAGGAGGGTGGGGTGGACCGGTGTCCAGTGGAGTAGAGTAACCTAGTCTGATTCAGCTAGCGCATAACAAAGTCGTTGCCTATGCACTTGTCTATCACGGCGGCTGTCCCAGTGGCTAGTGCTACTACTCCTACGATTGGACGATGCCTTGTAGCAGGAGTAGTTGATCTTTCGGTATTTCTGGCCTTCCTCCTGCGGTCCTGACTGCCTTCGCTTCCTTTGCTGCACACAGTGTTGCATTGAGCACGGCGTGGAGCTGTCGCCCCGGTCACCACCCCTGTGGCCTTCTGCCCTGTCAAACCATACCAAATCTATAGGAGGGTACCAGGTTGTACTCCATTGTAGCCCTTGTACTAGAATGCTGCAGCGAGCGGAACTCTTAGTCAAAATTAGTAGACTAAAACTAGAACTTGTATCCAATAACAGGCTGTAGGCTCAACTCTTAGACATACTCCTATATAATCCATAATAGTTTTTATCCATAATAGTTCTTTTGAGTGGCGTTTATTGTTCTTGTCCATAATAGTCGCAGTGCTTTGTTCCTATTAATCTGTTCTATTCacgaaaaacaaataaaacattcaGTTACTTAATAATTGCAACCAGCAATGCTGTAAATTGCAATTATTGAGCACTGCAATTTTAGTGTTGAGGATATGCAATATGTCCCTTTTTACTTTCAGGGGTTGACTATTAGTAAGGAAATCATTTTTCCACGAGAATCCTTCCAACTTTTTTGATCTGGGTTCTAACTTTTTTGATCTGGGTTCTGTGTAGTGGGTTGTACATATTTATGATATTTGTTTGCTGCTGTTGTTCGTAGCTATGAATGTGCAGACTGGAGAGGAGGTCGCCGTCAAGCTGGTATTGGATTCTCTCCGATTGCTATTTATTTGTCACCATACCATAGAATTTGCCATGTCGGTCTATTTCGCGATAAGATCACTGAGATGTAAAAATCTAGCGAAATGaaatgatgatggtccatttcagTACTGTTTGTCAACACTGTTAGATGTTTGGGTTGGTGGAACCGATTGTCATTGGTGTTGCCGCTTTTATTGCATAGGAAAATGTCAAGACAAAGCACCCGCGGCTTCATTATGAGTCGAAGCTATACATGCTTCTCCAAGGAGGAAGTAAGTTAATGCCATAGAGCCTATCCACCCATCTAGTTTTAGTTATGGGACGGTACTCTGTGGTTAGTTAGTTGCTAGTATGATGCGCGAGTTGGGCTGACCTTTTCGCCCCCCTTTTTGTTTCGTTACAGCTGGCATTCCACACCTGAAGTGGTACCGCGTTGAGGGGGAGTATAATGTGATGGTGATTGATCTTCTTGGCCCTAGCCTTGAGGATTTGTTCAACTATTGCAGTAGGAAGTTCTCTCTGAAGACTCTGCTCATGCTTGCTGACCAAATGGTGAACACTTAATCCCAGATTTTTCAAACTGTTCCATTTTGTTTCTTAACTTTAACTTTAATCTCAGTTCGTTGTGCATAGGGCTGTCCTCTTTGTCCTAACTCTGTGAATTGCTAGTGTTAACACATTCCTTGTTTATCTTTCAGATTAATCGGGTTGAGTACATGCATCAAAAAGGGTTTCTTCACCGTGATATAAAACTTGATAATTTCCTTATGGGCCTTGTTTGCTTGATGGAATTTGTGTGTTGCATTCTCTTAAAACACACGTTTTTTCCGGTGTTTCAATTTGTGTGTTTCTTAGGCATCTAACAACCATGTGCTAACTAGTCCAAAAACACGTGATTTTTCCTATGTTGAAATCTGTGTGTTTTACATAcagccaacaaccatgtgttggCTTATATTAAAACACACGTGTGTAGAGTAGACAGACtctataaaatattatcttagccatatcacgaaaaagtctatacagtagagtttgtgagcccgTGACGCCGCGCTCTctatgactgtgttaatttcacgaactttgctttttgaattaaatgatactttaacatcggtatttaatttaataatattgttatcttatcatatGATTcgtgtttttttatataaaagatttagttgttccgtagcaacgcacggacacggGTACAGAGAAAAGTTACAAACTGAAGCGGAGACCGCCTGCACTGCTGCACTTCCACGCGACGGAAGAAGGAAACCTTCGCGCTGCCGACTTGCCGGCGCGTACTCCGCCTGCGTCGTCTCCACGCTACACGTTTCCCGGCCTATAAATACGCGCGAGAACGGGAGGCGGGCACCGTGAGATCAAAATAAAAAACAGGATAGACACGTTTCGTTGACATCATGGCGAGAAAGAGCGGCGGCCAGTGCGACGCCTGCCGCGGCGACATTGGCCTCTGGCAAGCGATCTTCACGGCGGAGTGCGCCCACACGTTCCACCTCCGCTGTGTCTCCGGGAGCGCTACATGCCCGATCTGCGCCGCGCGGTGGAGCAACACACCGGCCACGGCCCCCGCCCCTGCGCCGGCCACCCCGTTCTCCTTCGCGTCGTTGCCTCCACCATCGTCTACGGGCCTGTTTGGACagtcggccgcggcggcggcggactccTCATCCAAGACAAGCCTGTTTGGGCAGCCGTGTCCGTCGACTACTCAGAACTCCTCCTTCAGCTTCTCTGGACCGCAGACGGCATCTCCATCGTCGTCGCTGTCTGTGTCGATGAGCCTGTTTGGACAGCAGGCACCGCCGACGCCTGACTCCGCACCGCCAGCAACGCAGACGCCATCGGGCCCAGTCTGCCATGTCGCCATGGGCCGCGGCCAAGCCACCGTCACATCCGAGTGCAACCATACATTCCACCTCCGTTGCATATCTGGCAGCGTCTGCCCTGTCTGCAGCGCACGTTGGCGCGACGATGTGTCCGTGGCGTCGTCCCCGTCGCCGTCGCTCCACCCCTTTTCCTCGCCGCCACAACCGCCCATGCTCCGATGGCGCGACGGTGTGTCCGTGGCGTCGTCCCCGTCGCCGCCGCCCTACCCCTTTTCCTCGCCGCCACAACCGCCCATGTTCCAGCCGTTCACCCCCTTGCCGCAATCTTTCGGGCCCCGACCGGAGTCAGCGGACATGGCGCGACCGTGGAGCCGTCGCCTCTCGACGGCGGGGAAGTTGTCCAGGAAGCGACGAACAATGGAGTACTCGAGCTCAAAACGCACTGCGAGCACTCGGCTGTCGCGAGAGACACGGCCCGAGATACCTTCGCGGTGCTGGTGCACGCCAAGGGACCTCCCGGGACCGCCGAGGCGTCGGCGCGTGCGTCCCTCGATCTCGTCACGGTACTCGACGTCAGCGGCAGCATGCGTGGCTCCAAGCTGGCGCTGCTGAAGCAGGCCATGCGCTTCGTCATCGACCACCTCGGCCCCGGCGACCGGCTCTGCATTGTGGCCTTCTCGTCCGGGGCTCACCGCATCATCCGGCTGACACGGATGTCGGACGGTGGGAAGGCCTCGCCAAGGCCGCCGTGGAGTCCCTTGTCGCCCAAGGCAGCACGGACATTAGAGGCGGTCTTCGTGTGGCTTCCGATGTGCTCGATGGCCGCCGCCACAGGAACGCCGTCGCGAGCGTTATCCTTCTCTCGGATGGCCAGGACAACTATACTCTTCGCTCCTACGGATATCATGGTCCTTCCAAGGGCTACAACGACCTTGTGCCACAGTCCTTGAGGCGCAGCAACGGCAACAAGTGCCCACCGGTTCATACGTTCGGGTTCGGCACGGACCACGACGCAGCGACGATGCACGCCATCGCGGAGGCAGGCGGCACGTTCTCCTTCATCGAGAACCAGGCGGTGGTGCAGGACTCGTTCGCGCAGTGCATCGGCGGGCTCCTCTCAGTCACGGCGCAGGAAGCCCGCGTCGCCGTGGAGTGCCTGCACCCAGGCGTGCGCGTCCGGACGGTCAAGTCGGGCCGCTACGACAGCCGCATCGACGCGGGTGGGCGCGCCGCGTCAGTGGACGTCGGCGAGCTATACGCGGACGAGGAGAGGCGCTTCCTACTGTTCCTGGACGTGCCCGTCGCCGCCGGGGACGGCGCCGACGACGGCAGCGTGACCCGCCTGATCAAAGTGAGCTGCA
This window encodes:
- the LOC136530420 gene encoding uncharacterized protein: MLVHQSVHVAGSSSRSQLVYRRHGGSPRASPVIDLNKACEPGYEEMEIEEHHGYRAPLGFNKSKRYLMEGDAAAGPSQWVVHIYDICLLLLFVAMNVQTGEEVAVKLENVKTKHPRLHYESKLYMLLQGGTGIPHLKWYRVEGEYNVMVIDLLGPSLEDLFNYCSRKFSLKTLLMLADQMINRVEYMHQKGFLHRDIKLDNFLMGLI